One genomic region from Xenopus laevis strain J_2021 chromosome 2L, Xenopus_laevis_v10.1, whole genome shotgun sequence encodes:
- the styxl1.L gene encoding serine/threonine/tyrosine interacting-like 1 L homeolog (The RefSeq protein has 1 substitution compared to this genomic sequence) encodes MAHLVLCKPTELYNILNQSTVFSRLAEPNYLCLLDARSKREYNESHIVTARRAKQDKDENFLLPESVELECVRYCVVYDGNTSSLNETGPAIKCARVMAQVCRYTVLVLEGGYERFSAYYHFFRSQKVFWMPQEIEEFLSYPIEILPGLLYLGDQRQANDRHIQKDLKIKAQINVSLDPDKSLSSAVHNELHIPVMDSCESDLFQFFSRACEFIDMYMGPNSAVLVFSKLGISRSSTVVIAYLIYCKQYSLKEAWTHILKCKPNMRPNRGFVKQLSDWENRILGEQRTDIADPHY; translated from the exons ATGGCTCACTTAGTTTTATGCAAGCCAACAGAGCTCTACAACATTTTAAACCAGTCGACAGTGTTCTCCAGGCTGGCAGAGCCCAATTATTTGTGTCTTTTAG ATGCTCGTTCCAAGAGAGAGTACAACGAAAGTCACATTGTAACTGCCAGAAGGGCAAAGCAG GATAAAGATGAAAACTTTTTGTTACCTGAATCTGTAGAACTGGAATGTGTTCGGTACTGTGTGGTGTATGATGGAAATACTTCATCTTTGAATGAAACTG GTCCAGCTATTAAATGTGCCAGGGTTATGGCACAGGTGTGTCGTTACACTGTCTTAGTGCTGGAAGGAGGCTATGAGAGATTCTCCGCCTACTACCACTTCTTTAGGTCTCAGAAGGTGTTTTGGATGCCCCag GAAATAGAGGAATTTCTGTCTTATCCTATTGAAATATTACCTGGTTTGCTGTACTTGGGTGATCAAAGACAAGCTAATGACCGTCATATTCAAAAGGATTTGAAAATTAAGGCTCAAATCAATGTGTCTCTAGATCCAGATAAAAG TCTTTCATCTGCAGTGCACAATGAACTGCATATTCCAGTCATGGATTCCTGTGAGTCAGatctttttcagtttttctctAGAGCTTGTGAATTTATAG atATGTACATGGGACCAAATTCTGCAGTTCTTGTCTTTTCCAAGCTTGGGATCAGCCGCAGTAGCACGGTAGTGATAGCCTATCTGATATACTGCAAACAGTACTCCTTAAAG GAGGCATGGACCCACATTCTTAAATGCAAACCCAACATGAGGCCTAACAGAGGGTTTGTCAAGCAGCTGTCTGAGTGGGAGAACAGAATTCTGGGAGAGCAGAGAACAGACATAGCTGATCCTCATTACTGA
- the styxl1.L gene encoding serine/threonine/tyrosine interacting-like 1 L homeolog isoform X1, with protein sequence MAHLVLCKPTELYNILNQSTVFSRLAEPNYLCLLDARSKREYNESHIVTARRAKQDKDENFLLPESVELECVRYCVVYDGNTSSLNETGPAIKCARVMAQVCRYTVLVLEGGYERFSAYYHFFRSQKVFWMPQEIEEFLSYPIEILPGLLYLGDQRQANDRHIQKDLKIKAQINVSLDPDKSLSSAVHNELHIPVMDSCESDLFQFFSRACEFIDMYMGPNSAVLVFSKLGISRSSTVVIAYLIYCKQYSLKEAWTHILKCKPNMRPNRGFVKQLSEWENRILGEQRTDIADPHY encoded by the exons ATGGCTCACTTAGTTTTATGCAAGCCAACAGAGCTCTACAACATTTTAAACCAGTCGACAGTGTTCTCCAGGCTGGCAGAGCCCAATTATTTGTGTCTTTTAG ATGCTCGTTCCAAGAGAGAGTACAACGAAAGTCACATTGTAACTGCCAGAAGGGCAAAGCAG GATAAAGATGAAAACTTTTTGTTACCTGAATCTGTAGAACTGGAATGTGTTCGGTACTGTGTGGTGTATGATGGAAATACTTCATCTTTGAATGAAACTG GTCCAGCTATTAAATGTGCCAGGGTTATGGCACAGGTGTGTCGTTACACTGTCTTAGTGCTGGAAGGAGGCTATGAGAGATTCTCCGCCTACTACCACTTCTTTAGGTCTCAGAAGGTGTTTTGGATGCCCCag GAAATAGAGGAATTTCTGTCTTATCCTATTGAAATATTACCTGGTTTGCTGTACTTGGGTGATCAAAGACAAGCTAATGACCGTCATATTCAAAAGGATTTGAAAATTAAGGCTCAAATCAATGTGTCTCTAGATCCAGATAAAAG TCTTTCATCTGCAGTGCACAATGAACTGCATATTCCAGTCATGGATTCCTGTGAGTCAGatctttttcagtttttctctAGAGCTTGTGAATTTATAG atATGTACATGGGACCAAATTCTGCAGTTCTTGTCTTTTCCAAGCTTGGGATCAGCCGCAGTAGCACGGTAGTGATAGCCTATCTGATATACTGCAAACAGTACTCCTTAAAG GAGGCATGGACCCACATTCTTAAATGCAAACCCAACATGAGGCCTAACAGAGGGTTTGTCAAGCAGCTGTCTGAGTGGGAGAACAGAATTCTGGGAGAGCAGAGAACAGACATAGCTGATCCTCATTACTGA